The genomic segment TCGACGTCGCCGCTCGCGGCCACGATGCGCGCGACGTCGATGAGGAGGAGCCCGTGCCAGGTCGGGTTCTCGCTCAGCTCGGCGCGGCCGGTCAGCGCCTCCTCGCGCTGCGCCACGTCGCCGAGCTTCGCCGCCACCATCTCGAGCGCGAGCCACGCGGGCCCGAGCTCGGCCGGGATCGCGCCGGTCTCGGTCGCCTCGCGCGCGAGGCCGCGCGCGCCCTCGAGGTCCTTCTGCACGTCCTCGAAGAACACCGCGCGCTGGGTGAGCGCCCGCGCGCGCTCCTCCGGCGTCGACGCCGCCGCGACGAGCGCCTCGATCAGCTTCCCGACGTTGGAGAGCGAGCGCCGTCGTTCGAGCAAACGAACGAGGCCCTCGAGCGGCTCGCGGAAGCTCGTGTCCGAGTTGTACGAGGCGAGGTAGTCGCGCGCCGCGCCCGACTCGTCGCCGCCGCCTTCCTGGATCTCGGCCGCCTCGACGAGGAGCCGCGCCTTGCGCGCCTTGTCGATCGTCGCGTCGACCTCGGCGCGGAGGCGCGCCACCGCGGATGCGATCGCCTCGATCTTCTCCACCGGCGCGGGCGGGAGCTGCGAGGCGCCCGCGCTCGCGAGCTCCTCCGGCTCGTCCTTCGGCTTCGGCTTCGCGATGATCGGGACGAGCTTCGCCGGCTCCGGGAGCGGCAGCGGCTGCTTGTCGACGATGGTCGGGTGCGGGTCTTCGTGGAAGACGGTGGGCGCGAGCTCGGCGGGATCGACCACCGACGCCCGCCGCGGCGGGAGCGGCGGTGGCGGCGGCGGTTTGTTGATCTCGGCGCCGTCGACGAACGAAGGACGGCGCGGCGGCGGGAGCGGCGGAGGCACGGAGACGCGCGGAGAGGGACTCTCGTCCTCCTCCGTGACCTCCATCGTCACGACCTCGGGCGAGTCGTCTTCGCCTTCTTCAGGCGACGGCGTCTCCTCGGGGTTCTCCGTCGGATCCTCGGGCATTCAGCCGCGACAACGATACGCGGATCCTCAGAGAATGGCAGCGAGCTTCTCGTTGACCTTCTCTTCGATCGTGCCCTTCATCATCTTGAGCATGAACGGGAGGTCGATCGCGACGCGGACGTCCTTCTCGGTCACCGCGACCTCGCCCTTCGTGCCCTTGGCGGCGCCGCTCTTCGCGTCGAACTTGATCGTGTTCCCGTCCCACTTCCACTCGATGCCGAACTTCTGCGCCATGCCGTTGGCGAGCTCTTCCGCCTTCTTCTTGGCGTCGTCGAGGGGGAGGGAGTGGGACTTGTTGATGTCGATCGTGGCCATGCGGGCGAAGCTACCGAGGCCGAAAACGTTAGTCGAGCCGTTTCACGATCCAGTAGCCCTTCGGCGTCTCGATCACGTCGGAGACCCCGTTCGCGGCGAGGCTGAACACGACCGCCTCCACCGCCGGGTCGAGGACGCCGCGCGGGATGCGACCGATGTCGTCGGCGGAGCCGGAGTCGCCCTTGCCGACCGCGCCGTGGAAGTCGGCCTGCGCCATCGGGAGCAGGCCGTCGGCGAGCTCCTTCGCCTGCGCCTTCGGCCGCGCGTTGTTGGGCGCGCCCTCCGCGCCGGCGAACGTGACGAGCACGACGCCCATCTTCACCGCGCGCGGCGCGCCGACCGGCAGGGTGAGCCCGCCGTCGCCGAGGAGCGGCAGCGCGAGCGCGAGGCCGGCGTCGAGCTCGGTCGTGGACGTGACGATGGTGGGGCCGGTCCCGGCGTCGGGCTCGGCCGAGCTCGTCGGCGCGGCGCCGGCGTCGAGGACCGCGGCCGCGGGCTTCGCGTCCATCGACTCGTACGTGAGCATGCCGGCGACGCCGATCGCGGCGAGCGCCGCGAGCACGGACGCCCACTTCTGCGGCCCGTCGGCGGGGCGGCTATGTCCGTGATCGAGCGGCGCCACGTTCAGTGCGCCTTCTCGTCGCCGGGGGTCCCCTCCTGCTCCTCCGTGATCGGAGACGGAGGCGGGCCCCACTCTTCGAACGGGCGCATCGTCGCGGCGGGCGGATCGCCGTAGAGCTCGAGCTGCGCGGCGAGCCAGTTCTCCTGGTCGACGAGCGCCTTCTTCTCGGCCTCGAGCTTCGGCGTCATCTCCGTCGCGCTGAGGATCTTCTCGAGCTTCGGCTGGATCTCGGCGAGCTCCTTGCGGACCGGGACCGGATCCATGCCTTCGCGCGCGGCGAACTCGTCCGCGAGGATGAGGCACTTGTTCGGCCCCGCCTCCGCGAAGCCGGCGCCGACGGCGACCTTCTTGGTCTCGTTGCCGACGCGGTACGAGACGAGGCCGGCGCGGATCGCGGCGACCATCGGGAGGTGGCCCGGCAGGACGCCGAACTCGCCCTGGACGCTCGGCGCGGTGACCTCGTCCACGCTCTCGCTGAGGGCCTTGCCCTTCGGCGTGACGATCTCGAGCTCGATCTTCTCGGCCATGGCCTTACTTCTTCGACTTCTTGAGGAGGTCCTGGGCCTTCGCCTTCATCTCCTCGATGTTGCCGACCAGGTAGAAGGCCTGCTCCGGGTACTCGGCGTCGTCGTCGAACTTGCCGGCGAGGATCTCCTTGAAGCCCGCGATCGTCTCCTTGAGCGGGACGTACTTGCCGGGCGAGCCCGTGAACTGGGCGGCGACGAAGAACGGCTGCGAGAGGAAGCGCTGGATCTTGCGCGCGCGCGAGACGGTGAGCTTGTCCTCCTCCGACAGCTCGTCCATGCCGAGGATCGCGATGATGTCCTGGAGGTCCTTGTACTTCTGGAGCGTCGACTGGACCTTGCGCGCGACGTCGTAGTGCTCCTGCCCGAGGACGTTCGGGTCGAGGAGGGTCGACGTCGAGTCGAGCGGGTCGACGGCGGGGTAGATGCCGAGCGCGGCGAGATCGCGCGAGAGGACGGTCGTGCCGTCGAGGTGCGCGAACGTCGTCGCGGGCGCGGGGTCGGTGAGGTCGTCGGCGGGGACGTACACCGCCTGGATGCTCGTGATGGAGCCCTTGTTCGTCGAGGTGATGCGCTCCTGGAGCGCGCCCATCTCGGTCGAGAGCGTGGGCTGGTAGCCGACGGCGGAGGGGATACGGCCGAGGAGGGCGGACACCTCCGAGCCGGCCTGCGTGAACCGGAAGATGTTGTCGATGAAGAGGAGGACGTCCTGGCCCTCTTCGTCGCGGAAGTACTCGGCGACGGTGAGGGCGGAGAGCGCGACGCGGGCGCGCGCGCCGGGGGGCTCGTTCATTTGCCCGAAGACGAGCGAGGTCTTCGAGATGACGGGCTCGCCCGACTCGAGGAGCGCCGACTTCATCTCGAGGAAGAGGTCGTTGCCCTCGCGCGTGCGCTCGCCGACGCCGGCGAAGCAGGAGACGCCGCCGTGCGCCTTCGCGACGTTGTTGATCAGCTCCTGGATGAGGACGGTCTTGCCGACGCCGGCTCCCCCGAAGAGGCCGATTTTGCCGCCTTTCCTGTAAGGCGCGAGAAGGTCGATAACCTTGATTCCGGTCTCGAAGACCTCGATCTTGGTCGACTGGTCCTGGAAGAGCGGCGGGGGCTTGTGGATCGGAGACGAGCGCTTCGCCTGGACGGGCCCGGCCTCGTCGACGGGCTCGCCGACGACGTTGAGGATGCGGCCGAGGCACTCGGGGCCGACCGGCATCGCGATCGGGTTGCCGGTGTCGCGGACTTCCATGCCGCGGACGAGGCCGTCGGAGGTGTCCATCGCGATCGCGCGGACGGTGTTCTCGCCGAGGTGCTGCGCGACCTCGAGGGTGAGGTTGTCCGCGTCCTTCGAGATGCCGGGGTTCGAAACCTTGAGCGCGTTCAAGATCTTCGGGAGCTTGCCGTCCGCGAACTCGACGTCGACGACGGGACCGATGACCTGAACGACCTTGCCTTTGCCGGCGGCGCCAACGGAGGGCGAATTCATATCTGAGCGGGCTCCTTGTGCACGCTTGCTAGGGCCGATGCCCCAGAAAGACGAGACGGCGCGCGCTCTAACATGGAGCTTTCCGCCGTTCAATCGCGTCGGACTGAACGCCCGTCAGGGGCAGCAGATCGTGCTCGGTTCGGTGAGCGCCGGCGCCGGCGTCGACGCGCCGACGCTGCAGGTCACGCGCGGGATCGCGTTGAAGCGGCGTGAGTTGTACGAGCTCGCCGCCACCGCCTTGCACTCCAGGTCGTCGATCGTCGCGACCGGGTTGTTGCAGTTCGCGCCCTGGTAGTACGTGATCGTCCCGCCGCAGGTCCCCTGCGCGGTGCAGGAGCAGGCGCCGCAGCTCACGGTCGCGCTGGCACCGACGAGCCGCTTGTTCGGGAGGCTGGCAGGGCAGGCCTGATCGCCAGCGGCGCGGAGGCACACGGCGAAGCCCGCCGTCGGGGCGCACACGCACGTCGTCCCGCCCGCCTTGGTGGAGCACGCGCGGACCGCGGTCGTCCTCACGGCGGCAGGGTTCGAGATCGGCGCGGACGTGCAGGTCGCGGGCCCCGACGGCTGCGGACCGGTCACGCGGTGGTAGTCGGCGAGCGTGTTGCCGTCGTTCACGCAGCCGCCGTCGTTGACGGTGTGCGACGCGCCGGTCGAGCCGCAGCTCGCCGTGCCGCCGTAGTTGTACCTGCTGCCGTACGTGCCGCTGTTGCAGGAGGGCGTCGCGGTGACGGTGCACTCCGCGCACGTGCACGCGCCGGCCTCGGCGACGGGGGCGCTCACGTGGTCGGTCGCCGCGAGATCGCCGGCGCACGGAGCGCCGGGATCGGCGGCGATCGCCACGTGCGTCCAGCCCGCCGGCGCGTCGACGGCGCATTCGCACGCCGGCGGGGGATCGGCGTCCGGCGCGGCGTCGAGCGGAGGCGCGGCGTCGAGCGGAGGCGCGGCGTCGAGCGGAGGCGCCGCGTCGGCGGGCGTCGCGTCGGCGGGCGTCGCGTCGGCGGGCGTCGCGTCGGTCGGGGCCGCGGCGTCGATGGGCACCGCGCCGTCCTCGGGGGCGCCCGTACCCGTCAGGTCGAGGCCGCAGCCGTGGAGCGCGACGACGCCCGCCGACGTGGCGACGAACAGCGCGCGGGCGATCGGTCGCATGGGTGCTGCAGGCTATCCTGCGCTCCATGCGTTGGCGACCCGGCGTGCTCTCGCTCGTGCTCCTGGCGTGCGCGCCGTCTCCGTCGTCGCCGCCGCGCGCGGCGGAGCTCGACGTCCCGAAGATGCCGGACGCGGGCGCGCCGCCGCCGGTCGCGCTGCGAGCGACGGCCGACCGCGCCGTCGGCACGTGCGGCGGCGCGACGGCGGGTGAGGCCGCGCCGCCGCTCGTGGCTTCGTCGATCGACGATCGCGGCGTCGCGATCGAGCCCGGCAAGGTGACGGTGCTCCACTTCTGGGCGACGTGGTGCGCGCCGTGCGTGGCCGCGATGCGCAACCTGCAGGTCTTCCACACGCGCTTGGGGGCGGAGGGCCTGAACGTCGTCGCGGTCTCCGTCGACGACGACGAGCCGCCCATCCCGGCGTTCGTGCGCGAGCTCGGCCTCACGTACCGCGTCGCGTGGGACGGCAAGCACGAGGCGGCCGAGTGCTGGAAGGTCCCCATCATGCCGACCACCTTCGTCGTCGACCGCGCGGGGATCGTCCGCTTCGTGCACGCCGGGTATCGTCATCCGGAGGACTCCATCGCGCTCGCGAACGAGGTCGCGTCCCTCCTCTGATCGGAGCTCATCGCTTCGCGACGAAGGCCACGGGGACGACCAGCGCGCGGTCGTCGCCGGTCGCGGGGAAGCTCGCGGCGCCGAGGGCGCGCGCGAGGCAGGCGGCGACCTCGTCCGACAGGCCGCTGTTCGAGAGGACGAGGGCCTCGCGAACCCTGCCGTCGGGGGCGATCTCGGCGCGGAGCACCACCTTGCCGTCGGTCGGCTCACCTCTCGCGAGGCCGTCCTGGTGGCAGCGACGGAACTGCGGGCGGAGCTTCGCGATGACGTCCTCCGCGCCGGGGGGCGCCTCGTTGCCGGCGCTCGCCGCGCTCGCGACCGCAGGCTCCGCGCGCATCTCCGCGAGCTCGGGCCCGGCCGCGGGCGCGCTCCGGATCGCGAACAGGATCGCCGCCGCCGCGGCGAGGACGATCGGCGCGACGAAGAGCACGAGCGGCGAGCGGCGAGGGGACGCGCGCCGGAACGCGTGGAGCTCGCCGAGCGCGAGCTCGAGGCGGGCCTCGCGCGCGAGCGCCGCCGCGCACGCGTCGCACGCGGCGCAGTGCGCGACGACCTCCTCGTCGTCGATCGCGCCGATCGCGAGCCCTTCGATCGTGATCGCGGACGGATGCTCAGTCATCGGAGACCTCGGTGGCGCGGGAGAAGTTGGTGTCGACGGGTTTGTCCGCGAGGGCGGCGCGGAGGCGGGCGCGCACCTCGCAGAGGGTCTGCCGGACGCGCTGCACGCTGAGCCCGACGCGCTTCGCGGCCTCGGCGTGCGTGATCGCCTCGTCGGCGTAGACGAGCTCGAAGACCTCGCGCGCCTTGGGCGAGCAGCGATCGAGCTCGGCGCTCGCGACCTCGAGCTGCGAGCGGCTGACGAGGCGATCGAGCACGTTCGGCGCGGGATCCGAGA from the Labilithrix sp. genome contains:
- a CDS encoding polyhydroxyalkanoic acid system family protein, producing MATIDINKSHSLPLDDAKKKAEELANGMAQKFGIEWKWDGNTIKFDAKSGAAKGTKGEVAVTEKDVRVAIDLPFMLKMMKGTIEEKVNEKLAAIL
- a CDS encoding peptidylprolyl isomerase — protein: MAPLDHGHSRPADGPQKWASVLAALAAIGVAGMLTYESMDAKPAAAVLDAGAAPTSSAEPDAGTGPTIVTSTTELDAGLALALPLLGDGGLTLPVGAPRAVKMGVVLVTFAGAEGAPNNARPKAQAKELADGLLPMAQADFHGAVGKGDSGSADDIGRIPRGVLDPAVEAVVFSLAANGVSDVIETPKGYWIVKRLD
- the atpC gene encoding ATP synthase F1 subunit epsilon — encoded protein: MAEKIELEIVTPKGKALSESVDEVTAPSVQGEFGVLPGHLPMVAAIRAGLVSYRVGNETKKVAVGAGFAEAGPNKCLILADEFAAREGMDPVPVRKELAEIQPKLEKILSATEMTPKLEAEKKALVDQENWLAAQLELYGDPPAATMRPFEEWGPPPSPITEEQEGTPGDEKAH
- the atpD gene encoding F0F1 ATP synthase subunit beta, which codes for MNSPSVGAAGKGKVVQVIGPVVDVEFADGKLPKILNALKVSNPGISKDADNLTLEVAQHLGENTVRAIAMDTSDGLVRGMEVRDTGNPIAMPVGPECLGRILNVVGEPVDEAGPVQAKRSSPIHKPPPLFQDQSTKIEVFETGIKVIDLLAPYRKGGKIGLFGGAGVGKTVLIQELINNVAKAHGGVSCFAGVGERTREGNDLFLEMKSALLESGEPVISKTSLVFGQMNEPPGARARVALSALTVAEYFRDEEGQDVLLFIDNIFRFTQAGSEVSALLGRIPSAVGYQPTLSTEMGALQERITSTNKGSITSIQAVYVPADDLTDPAPATTFAHLDGTTVLSRDLAALGIYPAVDPLDSTSTLLDPNVLGQEHYDVARKVQSTLQKYKDLQDIIAILGMDELSEEDKLTVSRARKIQRFLSQPFFVAAQFTGSPGKYVPLKETIAGFKEILAGKFDDDAEYPEQAFYLVGNIEEMKAKAQDLLKKSKK
- a CDS encoding TlpA family protein disulfide reductase; translated protein: MRWRPGVLSLVLLACAPSPSSPPRAAELDVPKMPDAGAPPPVALRATADRAVGTCGGATAGEAAPPLVASSIDDRGVAIEPGKVTVLHFWATWCAPCVAAMRNLQVFHTRLGAEGLNVVAVSVDDDEPPIPAFVRELGLTYRVAWDGKHEAAECWKVPIMPTTFVVDRAGIVRFVHAGYRHPEDSIALANEVASLL
- a CDS encoding AgmX/PglI C-terminal domain-containing protein; amino-acid sequence: MTEHPSAITIEGLAIGAIDDEEVVAHCAACDACAAALAREARLELALGELHAFRRASPRRSPLVLFVAPIVLAAAAAILFAIRSAPAAGPELAEMRAEPAVASAASAGNEAPPGAEDVIAKLRPQFRRCHQDGLARGEPTDGKVVLRAEIAPDGRVREALVLSNSGLSDEVAACLARALGAASFPATGDDRALVVPVAFVAKR